DNA from Daucus carota subsp. sativus chromosome 1, DH1 v3.0, whole genome shotgun sequence:
CTGTAGCATAGTTGGAAATATATGTACAAACATCAAACTCTCCGGAAAAccaaaaattgaaacatatcTAACCTACAGATTGACAACCTCTGGCGAGGATACTGAATAGAAATCCTAAAAAACCATCAGCATTTTCCCTTTGCCGGGTATTTGGCTCCGGCACAAGCTGTCCTTTGGTATGAAATTAGGTATTACTGTAGCAGATAGCAGACTGATGGTTTTCTTCAATTACATTTGAATCTTTAACGGGCAATTGTTTGTGAACAAACTGAGTCTTCATTGTTTTGCCAGCAATCCTTGATTCCACATATGCGTATGGGACGCTCTATGGGAGGCACAGCAGAAACTTCCTTTTCCAGCTGAGAACAGTATGTCCCAAAAGTTTGAAGACTAACGTTTAGCCGGAAATCCAGAGCAAACAAAAACCTCATCTCCAACTTGTTAATCTCCGCAGTGCTTACTCCTCCCACTTTGGCATAGTATGCATTATTGAAGAACCTGCAGAAACATGTGCAACATCAGATCTACGGCAAATCTTCATCGACAAATAGAATCAATCATAACATGGAGCACGTACAAAACATGCAGCAGTTTTCACTTCCCTCACTGCCACTTTGACCAATTAGCAATCTCTATGACTAAATTTATGCATATTACTGTATATCATTTATCAATTGATACATGAAACAAATGTTCCCTATGGTAAAGGGTGTGCATATTAACTTGTCAAGAAACATTAAATAGGGATTACTACTTACGCATCATCTATAAACTTTGCTGCCACCATTACACTTGTGATTAGAAGCCGGTGAACATTTAGGGAAGTTAACGGCACGTTGGTGCGCTGAACGAATCTATCTACATAAACTTGAGCAACAACAAAGCAAGATGGGCTACAACATGAATACTTGAATATTCGATTAATATACTGCTGAATTCCCAAAGCAGGTGCTTTTGAACCATGAAATATTGTGACGGCATCTTTAATTTGTGTGTTCTCCATCAACTTTTCATTGCTTTGAACAGATTTCTCGAGATACGAAGAGAGAAGAGAAAGTACTCTGGGATTTCTAGGACTTCGCTTGCCTAGATCTTGAAGCCCCAAACCTAGGCACATATCAGAGGCTAACGTCTCGACTTCAAGTGCTAAAGTTCCCATAGCAAACAAAACTGCAATAAAGTAACATCGATaagaaaataatatctaaaagtGTCACACCCTTCAATAAGGTGATGTTAACACAAGTCTAATActctaatttaaattttaacaaaatatggaataaatataaaacatggATTTCTCACACTCCAGAACGGGAGAGGAATTTGGAACTTCAGTAATGTAATTTCAATGTTGGAACTAGACGGTCATATATTACAGGATATTAGCTTGATATCACAATTGGCAACAACCAGAAAGCTTTACTTCAGGTCCAT
Protein-coding regions in this window:
- the LOC108193351 gene encoding cyclin-P3-1; its protein translation is MGTLALEVETLASDMCLGLGLQDLGKRSPRNPRVLSLLSSYLEKSVQSNEKLMENTQIKDAVTIFHGSKAPALGIQQYINRIFKYSCCSPSCFVVAQVYVDRFVQRTNVPLTSLNVHRLLITSVMVAAKFIDDAFFNNAYYAKVGGVSTAEINKLEMRFLFALDFRLNVSLQTFGTYCSQLEKEVSAVPPIERPIRICGIKDCWQNNEDSVCSQTIAR